A DNA window from Turicibacter sp. TJ11 contains the following coding sequences:
- the nagA gene encoding N-acetylglucosamine-6-phosphate deacetylase — protein MRAIINGKIITPSGMIENKVLVFDETIQGIQTEIPDNCEIIDVKGMYVAPGLIDVHVHGSCGADTMDQTKEAIEIISTGISKNGVTAFLPTTMTMSQKDIYRALDIVRLCMNQPLKGAKVLGAHMEGPFINAIYKGAQSDEYILKPNYEFIKNYTDVIKLVSYAPEMDKDYSFTKEVKEKTDITLSIGHTNATYHEAKEAFRCGCSHVTHLFNAMTPLNHREPGVVGAALGSDVFTEFIADKIHVNSVLFQFLLDNKGKDKIVLITDSMRAGCMKDGVYDLGGQAVFVKDGAARLESGNLAGSILTLNKAVYNFLKHTNMTLGEAIHLASLNPATSIGISNCKGSLEIGKDADISIFDEQMNCYLTIVEGREVYNQLH, from the coding sequence ATGAGAGCGATCATTAATGGAAAAATTATTACACCTAGTGGAATGATAGAAAACAAAGTTTTAGTTTTTGATGAAACCATTCAAGGGATTCAAACTGAGATTCCAGACAATTGTGAGATAATCGATGTCAAAGGAATGTATGTTGCTCCAGGTTTAATAGATGTTCATGTGCATGGAAGCTGTGGTGCAGATACAATGGATCAAACAAAAGAAGCAATTGAAATCATTAGTACAGGAATTTCTAAAAACGGAGTAACAGCTTTTTTACCAACGACTATGACCATGAGCCAAAAAGATATTTATCGAGCTTTAGATATCGTTCGTTTATGTATGAATCAACCGTTAAAAGGGGCAAAAGTATTAGGTGCTCATATGGAAGGGCCTTTTATTAATGCGATTTATAAAGGGGCTCAGTCTGATGAGTATATTCTTAAACCAAACTATGAGTTTATCAAAAACTATACCGATGTCATCAAACTAGTTTCGTATGCTCCTGAAATGGATAAGGATTATTCATTTACTAAAGAAGTCAAAGAAAAAACAGACATTACTTTATCGATAGGACATACTAATGCTACTTATCATGAAGCGAAAGAGGCATTTCGTTGCGGATGCTCACATGTGACTCATTTATTTAATGCGATGACGCCGTTAAATCATCGAGAACCTGGAGTCGTTGGGGCAGCACTTGGAAGTGATGTTTTTACTGAATTCATCGCAGATAAGATTCATGTCAATTCAGTACTATTTCAATTCTTATTAGACAATAAAGGCAAAGATAAAATCGTGTTAATCACAGATAGTATGCGTGCTGGTTGTATGAAAGATGGTGTTTATGATTTAGGTGGACAAGCTGTATTTGTTAAAGATGGTGCAGCACGCTTAGAAAGTGGGAATCTAGCAGGTAGTATTTTAACGTTAAATAAAGCTGTGTATAACTTTTTAAAGCATACAAATATGACACTTGGTGAAGCTATCCATTTAGCTTCTTTAAATCCTGCGACATCGATCGGAATTTCAAATTGTAAGGGAAGTTTAGAGATTGGGAAAGATGCTGATATTTCGATTTTTGATGAACAAATGAATTGTTATTTAACGATTGTTGAGGGGCGTGAAGTCTATAATCAACTTCATTAA